A portion of the Chondrinema litorale genome contains these proteins:
- a CDS encoding MotA/TolQ/ExbB proton channel family protein encodes MKKLFSLLFLLCALTFGLTSVSTAQDETATEDTTAMADDSTAVSTTETASTMEEEAPIVEEEEAEPQTFHQIVKEKFIEGDWRFMSPVLLCLILGLAIALERIISLNLATTNTKKLVAQVDQAITEGGIEAAANVTKSTKGPVASIFTQGLMRMSEGIEMVEKSIIAYGSVEMGKLEKGLVWISLFISLAPMLGFMGTVIGMIGAFDAIEAAGDISPSLVAGGIKVALLTTVAGLIVAIILQLFYNYCVAKVDSLVNEMEDASISFVDVLVKHKVAANS; translated from the coding sequence ATGAAAAAATTATTCTCGTTATTATTTCTGCTTTGTGCTTTAACTTTCGGACTAACTTCAGTTTCTACAGCACAGGACGAAACAGCTACAGAAGATACTACTGCTATGGCAGATGATTCAACTGCTGTTTCTACTACTGAAACTGCTAGCACAATGGAAGAAGAAGCTCCTATAGTTGAGGAGGAAGAAGCAGAACCTCAAACTTTCCACCAGATTGTAAAAGAAAAATTCATTGAAGGTGACTGGAGATTTATGAGCCCAGTATTATTATGTCTTATCTTAGGATTGGCAATCGCTCTTGAAAGAATTATTTCTTTAAACCTTGCAACTACAAACACTAAAAAATTAGTTGCTCAAGTAGACCAAGCTATCACCGAAGGTGGTATCGAAGCTGCTGCAAACGTTACAAAATCAACTAAAGGTCCAGTTGCTTCTATCTTTACTCAAGGTCTTATGAGAATGTCAGAAGGTATCGAAATGGTTGAGAAATCAATTATTGCTTACGGTTCTGTAGAAATGGGTAAATTAGAAAAAGGTCTTGTATGGATCTCTCTTTTCATCTCTTTGGCTCCGATGTTAGGTTTCATGGGTACTGTAATTGGTATGATTGGTGCATTCGACGCTATCGAAGCTGCTGGTGATATTTCTCCATCTCTTGTTGCTGGTGGTATTAAAGTAGCACTTTTAACAACTGTTGCTGGTCTTATCGTTGCGATTATTCTTCAATTATTCTACAACTATTGTGTTGCTAAAGTTGACTCTTTAGTAAATGAAATGGAAGATGCTTCTATCTCTTTCGTAGACGTATTAGTGAAGCATAAAGTAGCTGCTAACAGCTAA
- a CDS encoding alpha/beta hydrolase: MKNKIWLLIPVVILLLAIIFFMGNRPNVSNLNPKISDIKEIVPNELDKQITDKEATITGLKDKNESKIFWKNPETKEKTPYSIVYLHGFSASYGEGNPVHRKTAQYFGCNLYVPRLYKHGIDEKNALLDFNSEAYIESAKEAIKVGKQIGEKVIVMGTSAGGMLAIYLAAKNPDLIEALILYSPLVDFYDDDIHLLNLPWGLQIGQMVTGSDIVNITTKNEMQKQFWTTQYRLEAVVNLVSLNEAIMKPAIFNEIKCPVFLGYYYKDEENQDKVVSVPAMLEMFDELGTPENLKQKVAFEDAKEHVICSEIVSGNWQRVMDSTHYFLAFTLNLNPADELEEDVLELLED; this comes from the coding sequence ATGAAGAACAAAATATGGCTGTTAATACCGGTAGTAATTTTATTATTAGCTATAATTTTTTTTATGGGTAACCGGCCAAATGTCTCTAACCTAAACCCAAAAATTTCTGATATAAAAGAAATAGTGCCTAATGAGCTCGATAAGCAAATAACAGATAAAGAAGCCACAATTACAGGCTTAAAAGATAAAAACGAATCCAAAATATTTTGGAAAAACCCTGAAACTAAAGAAAAGACACCGTATAGTATAGTTTACCTACATGGTTTTTCAGCATCGTATGGAGAAGGCAATCCTGTTCACAGAAAAACAGCCCAATATTTTGGTTGTAATTTATATGTACCTAGGCTTTACAAACATGGTATTGATGAAAAAAATGCACTACTAGATTTTAACTCTGAAGCATATATTGAGTCTGCCAAAGAAGCGATTAAAGTAGGAAAACAAATTGGTGAAAAAGTAATTGTAATGGGAACTTCTGCAGGTGGTATGCTTGCAATCTATCTCGCAGCTAAAAATCCAGACTTAATAGAAGCCCTTATTCTCTACTCTCCTCTTGTAGATTTTTACGATGACGATATTCATCTGCTAAACTTGCCTTGGGGTTTACAAATCGGCCAAATGGTTACAGGTTCAGACATAGTGAACATTACTACAAAAAACGAAATGCAGAAACAATTCTGGACAACTCAATACAGACTCGAAGCTGTAGTAAACCTAGTTAGCTTAAATGAAGCCATTATGAAACCTGCAATTTTTAATGAAATAAAATGCCCCGTGTTTTTAGGTTATTACTATAAGGATGAAGAAAACCAAGACAAGGTAGTTTCTGTACCTGCCATGCTAGAAATGTTTGACGAATTGGGCACTCCTGAAAACTTAAAACAGAAAGTTGCTTTTGAAGATGCCAAAGAACATGTTATCTGTTCTGAAATTGTATCTGGCAACTGGCAAAGAGTTATGGATTCAACACATTACTTTTTAGCATTTACATTAAACCTTAACCCAGCAGATGAACTTGAAGAAGATGTACTGGAACTTCTAGAAGACTAA
- a CDS encoding DUF2795 domain-containing protein, which produces MYWTLELASFLEDAPWPATKDELIDYSIRTGAPMEVVENLQELEDDGQPYENIEEIWPDYPTKEDFFFNEDEY; this is translated from the coding sequence ATGTATTGGACATTAGAATTAGCTTCATTTCTTGAAGATGCACCATGGCCGGCTACTAAAGATGAATTGATCGATTATTCTATTCGTACGGGTGCTCCTATGGAGGTAGTAGAAAACTTACAGGAATTGGAAGATGATGGCCAACCTTATGAAAACATAGAGGAAATTTGGCCTGATTATCCAACTAAAGAAGATTTCTTTTTCAATGAAGATGAGTATTGA
- a CDS encoding ExbD/TolR family protein has translation MAKFKKKTNTSQEIPTSALPDIIFMLLFFFMVTTVMRETDLLVENKLPSATQLTKLEQKSLVSYIYIGKPKDIQKYGKEPRIQVNDVLVEPDEIPQFVFAEKEKLDEVERDKITMSLKVDRDAKMGIIIDVRQQLREANALKVNYSSTLSADAIL, from the coding sequence ATGGCAAAGTTTAAAAAGAAAACCAATACCAGTCAGGAAATTCCTACTTCTGCATTACCCGATATTATCTTTATGTTGTTATTCTTCTTTATGGTAACAACAGTAATGAGGGAAACGGACTTACTTGTAGAAAATAAATTACCAAGTGCTACTCAGTTAACTAAACTTGAGCAAAAGTCTTTAGTAAGTTATATATACATAGGTAAACCAAAAGATATTCAGAAATACGGTAAAGAACCTCGTATACAGGTTAATGACGTTTTGGTTGAACCAGATGAAATTCCTCAGTTTGTTTTTGCAGAAAAAGAAAAACTAGATGAGGTAGAAAGAGATAAAATAACCATGTCTCTAAAAGTTGATAGGGATGCTAAAATGGGTATTATTATCGACGTAAGGCAGCAACTTAGAGAAGCAAACGCGTTGAAAGTAAACTATTCAAGTACACTTAGCGCAGACGCTATACTTTAA
- a CDS encoding transposase → MKKDNEPQYVKRTQRDYSYAFKLQVVQEIESGFLGIKAAQRKYGIQGNATVKTWLLKFGNLDWENKSHLKMEKSPDQKLLELEDKVRLLEQQKASLEKRLEDSDKKVILFDMMIDIAEAELKIPIRKKSLPQQLIDSRLNKKGV, encoded by the coding sequence ATGAAGAAAGACAATGAACCCCAGTATGTTAAGCGCACACAACGCGATTACAGTTATGCTTTTAAATTGCAGGTTGTTCAAGAAATAGAGAGCGGCTTTTTGGGAATAAAAGCGGCTCAACGAAAATATGGTATTCAAGGAAATGCTACGGTAAAAACTTGGCTGCTAAAATTTGGTAACTTAGATTGGGAGAATAAATCACATTTGAAAATGGAAAAATCCCCAGATCAAAAGCTTTTGGAGCTAGAAGACAAAGTCCGTTTACTAGAACAACAAAAAGCATCTCTAGAGAAGCGACTTGAAGATTCAGACAAGAAAGTGATCCTGTTTGATATGATGATAGATATTGCTGAAGCTGAGCTGAAAATACCCATCAGAAAAAAGTCTTTACCTCAACAGTTGATCGATTCAAGGTTGAACAAAAAGGGAGTGTGA
- a CDS encoding asparaginase: MTRYYKTVNINTAIQKGLRGSVLVIYTGGTIGMDYDEQTGSLIPFDFEKVIEKVPELKRFEFQLTVLSFSKLIDSSDININHWLELSRIIYDFYDDYDGFIILHGTDTMAYSASALSFLLQNLSKPVIFTGAQLPIGASRTDARDNLVTALEIASAKHEGKALIPEVCIYFDHLLLRGNRAKKVQNFNFTAFESANYPALAVAGIHIEYNLALIKEQADQPLKIYNKMDNNIAVLKIFPGITYNMMKPLLDNPNIKGVILETFGSGNAPTSSWFLNLISETIEKGIHVLNVSQCSGGSVAQGKYITSKYLEDLGVIGAADMTFEAAITKMMFVLGNNTDNDVIKELLVNPMVGECS; encoded by the coding sequence ATGACAAGGTACTACAAAACAGTAAACATAAATACTGCTATTCAAAAAGGGCTGAGAGGATCTGTTTTAGTGATTTATACCGGTGGCACCATTGGTATGGATTACGATGAACAAACTGGCAGTTTAATTCCTTTCGATTTTGAGAAAGTAATTGAAAAGGTTCCAGAATTAAAAAGATTCGAATTTCAGCTCACAGTATTATCTTTTAGTAAACTCATAGATTCTTCTGACATAAATATTAACCATTGGTTGGAGTTATCGAGAATTATTTATGATTTTTATGATGATTATGATGGGTTTATTATTTTGCACGGAACAGATACAATGGCATATTCTGCATCTGCTTTGAGTTTTTTGTTGCAAAATTTGTCAAAACCTGTAATATTTACAGGTGCGCAATTACCAATAGGTGCTTCACGAACAGACGCGAGAGATAATTTGGTAACCGCACTAGAAATAGCTTCAGCTAAGCACGAAGGCAAAGCGCTTATTCCTGAAGTATGTATTTATTTTGACCATTTGTTGCTGAGAGGTAACAGGGCTAAAAAAGTACAGAATTTTAATTTCACAGCTTTTGAATCGGCAAACTATCCGGCGTTGGCAGTAGCTGGCATCCATATCGAATACAACCTAGCTCTTATAAAAGAACAAGCAGATCAACCATTGAAAATTTATAATAAGATGGATAATAATATTGCTGTTCTAAAAATTTTTCCTGGGATTACATATAATATGATGAAACCTTTACTAGACAATCCAAATATTAAAGGTGTAATTCTAGAAACTTTTGGCTCGGGTAATGCGCCAACTTCATCTTGGTTTTTAAATTTGATTTCAGAAACCATAGAAAAAGGAATACATGTATTAAATGTTTCTCAGTGTAGTGGGGGAAGTGTAGCGCAAGGGAAATATATTACCAGTAAATATTTAGAGGATTTGGGAGTGATTGGAGCGGCAGATATGACCTTTGAAGCAGCTATAACGAAGATGATGTTTGTGCTGGGTAATAATACAGATAATGATGTAATAAAAGAATTATTAGTGAATCCTATGGTAGGAGAATGTAGCTAA
- a CDS encoding ExbD/TolR family protein, with amino-acid sequence MGRSKRQSAEVNAGSMADIAFLLLIFFLVTTTIASDKGIYVQLPPKPEDQVDVKLNERNIFNILINSKDMMLAEDMPMEISELRSEVKKFVTNNGKDPKSSESPSKAVVSLKTDRGTSYEMYISVVDELKLAYNELRAGYLGITVEEFVNLDRETQEGEDMYDRAREAFPYQVSDAEPSDISNFQ; translated from the coding sequence ATGGGAAGAAGTAAAAGACAATCAGCCGAAGTAAATGCCGGCTCAATGGCAGACATCGCATTCTTGCTACTCATATTCTTCCTGGTAACTACTACAATTGCTTCTGATAAGGGTATTTATGTACAACTTCCTCCTAAACCTGAAGATCAGGTGGATGTTAAGTTGAACGAAAGAAACATCTTTAATATCCTTATTAACTCAAAAGACATGATGTTGGCTGAAGATATGCCAATGGAGATCTCTGAGTTGAGATCAGAAGTTAAAAAGTTTGTTACCAATAATGGAAAGGATCCGAAATCTTCGGAAAGCCCGTCTAAAGCAGTAGTTTCTTTAAAAACTGACCGTGGTACAAGCTACGAAATGTATATTTCTGTAGTGGACGAACTAAAGTTAGCTTATAACGAACTAAGAGCTGGATATCTGGGAATAACTGTTGAGGAATTTGTGAACTTAGACAGAGAAACCCAGGAGGGAGAAGATATGTACGATAGAGCTAGAGAAGCTTTCCCGTATCAGGTGTCAGATGCTGAACCTTCTGATATTAGTAATTTCCAATAA
- a CDS encoding IS3 family transposase: MGISRQVYYRSIKRRRLKQEIATQVIAMVQEVRLKMPRIGTRKLYHLLYEQLRELGVGRDRLFSIMKANHLQIVPMKQYHVTTDSHHRFRKHKNLIENFYIDKPEQVWVSDITYIGTRENPMYLSLVTDAYSKQIMGYNVSNSLDASGAVEALQMAITNRQYPKRELIHHSDKGRLQGVQYCCDTYQQLLHSTEIACSMTESYDPYQNAIAERVNGPHGMAF, encoded by the coding sequence TTGGGGATCAGTAGGCAGGTTTACTACCGCTCTATCAAAAGGAGGAGGTTAAAACAAGAAATAGCCACACAAGTAATTGCTATGGTACAAGAGGTACGCTTGAAAATGCCACGAATTGGCACACGAAAGTTATATCATTTGCTCTATGAACAGCTCAGAGAGTTAGGTGTTGGTCGAGATAGGTTATTCTCCATTATGAAAGCTAACCATTTACAAATAGTCCCGATGAAGCAATACCATGTCACCACAGACTCTCACCATCGATTTAGAAAGCATAAAAACCTTATCGAAAATTTTTATATCGATAAGCCTGAGCAAGTCTGGGTATCCGACATTACTTACATTGGCACAAGGGAAAACCCGATGTATTTATCATTAGTAACTGATGCCTACTCTAAGCAGATTATGGGATATAATGTATCAAATAGCCTAGATGCATCAGGAGCTGTAGAAGCTCTTCAAATGGCAATTACCAACCGACAATATCCTAAAAGGGAGTTGATTCATCATTCAGACAAAGGGCGCCTGCAAGGAGTACAGTACTGTTGTGATACCTATCAGCAGCTACTTCATAGTACTGAAATTGCTTGCAGCATGACAGAAAGTTATGATCCATATCAAAATGCAATAGCCGAAAGAGTAAATGGCCCCCATGGAATGGCATTTTAA